The Nitrosomonas communis genome has a segment encoding these proteins:
- a CDS encoding ABCB family ABC transporter ATP-binding protein/permease gives MRATPSNKLPSSRHDWKTIRSLLPYLWEFKGRVIAALMLLLLAKLANVSVPLVLKEIIDTLNQPLVTLPLFLLITYGVLRFCSTLFGELRDAVFAKVTQRVIRRVAIKTFSHLHALSLRFHLARQTGGVSRDIERGSRGISFLLNFMLFNILPTLLEIGLVMLILISRYDIWFFIITLLTLLAYIALTLFVTEWRMIFRRTMNDMDSKANTRAIDSLLNYETVKYFGNETLETQRYDEHLQQWEKAAVRNQTSLAALNSGQSAIIAIGMTFLMLLAADKAITGEMSLGDVVLVNAFLLQLYMPLHFLGFVYREIKHSLADMEKMFSLLDERQEITDRPNAIELPANSATVTFEHVGFSYEINRQILFDVNFSIPAGHTIAVVGPSGSGKSTLARLLFRFYDVTNGRILINDHDIRNVTQESLRAMIGIVPQDTVLFNESIFYNIAYGRSDATHEEILAAAKSAHIHDFIESLPDQYETQVGERGLKLSGGEKQRIAIARAILKKPTILIFDEATSALDSKTEKKIQRELKQLAKNRTTLVIAHRLSTIIDADQILVMDNGYIAERGTHQQLLTINGIYAHMWELQQQEELILPHEHRMIN, from the coding sequence ATGCGCGCCACACCTTCGAATAAATTACCTTCCAGCCGTCATGATTGGAAAACTATCCGCTCGCTCTTACCCTATTTATGGGAATTCAAAGGGAGAGTCATTGCTGCTTTAATGTTACTGCTTCTGGCCAAACTTGCCAACGTCAGCGTGCCTTTAGTGCTGAAAGAAATTATTGATACGCTTAATCAACCCCTAGTCACCTTACCGTTATTTCTTTTAATTACGTATGGTGTTTTACGCTTTTGCAGTACCTTATTTGGCGAACTGCGTGATGCTGTTTTTGCCAAAGTTACACAGCGTGTAATCCGACGCGTAGCCATCAAGACTTTCAGTCATTTACACGCCTTATCACTACGTTTTCATTTAGCACGACAAACCGGCGGAGTATCACGCGATATCGAGCGCGGTTCGCGTGGTATATCTTTCTTATTGAATTTCATGCTGTTCAATATTTTGCCTACCCTACTGGAAATCGGGTTGGTCATGCTCATTCTAATTAGTCGGTATGATATCTGGTTTTTTATCATTACCCTGCTCACATTGCTAGCCTATATTGCGTTAACGCTCTTCGTCACCGAGTGGCGCATGATTTTCCGCCGCACCATGAACGATATGGACTCCAAGGCTAATACCCGGGCGATCGACAGTTTACTGAATTACGAAACGGTTAAATACTTTGGTAATGAAACCTTAGAAACTCAGCGATATGACGAGCACTTACAGCAATGGGAAAAAGCAGCAGTTCGCAACCAAACTTCTTTGGCCGCGTTGAACAGCGGGCAAAGCGCTATTATTGCAATCGGAATGACCTTCCTGATGCTGTTAGCAGCCGATAAAGCCATCACTGGAGAAATGTCATTGGGTGATGTGGTTTTAGTCAATGCTTTTCTATTACAGCTTTATATGCCTTTACATTTCCTTGGCTTCGTTTATCGTGAGATCAAGCATTCCCTGGCAGACATGGAAAAAATGTTCAGTTTATTGGACGAGCGCCAAGAAATAACGGATCGACCAAACGCGATTGAACTTCCAGCCAATTCTGCTACTGTTACGTTTGAGCATGTGGGCTTTAGCTATGAAATCAATCGCCAAATCTTGTTTGATGTCAATTTCAGTATCCCTGCTGGACACACTATTGCAGTGGTAGGACCTAGTGGCTCAGGAAAATCAACGCTCGCACGTTTGCTTTTCCGTTTTTATGATGTCACTAATGGCAGGATACTTATTAATGATCATGATATACGCAACGTAACACAAGAAAGCCTAAGAGCAATGATTGGGATTGTGCCGCAAGATACTGTCTTATTTAATGAAAGCATCTTCTACAACATTGCTTATGGGCGCTCAGATGCTACCCATGAGGAAATCCTTGCTGCAGCCAAGTCAGCACATATTCACGACTTTATTGAAAGTCTGCCTGATCAATATGAAACACAAGTCGGCGAAAGAGGACTTAAGCTCTCTGGCGGTGAAAAACAGCGGATTGCTATTGCGCGTGCAATTCTCAAAAAACCAACCATACTTATTTTTGATGAAGCTACATCAGCGCTAGATTCAAAAACAGAGAAAAAAATACAAAGAGAATTGAAGCAATTAGCCAAGAATCGTACTACGCTCGTTATTGCGCATCGTCTTTCTACTATTATTGATGCTGATCAAATTTTAGTCATGGATAATGGCTACATAGCCGAGCGCGGAACCCATCAACAGCTTCTTACGATAAATGGTATTTATGCCCATATGTGGGAGCTTCAGCAGCAAGAAGAACTGATTCTGCCTCATGAGCACAGAATGATAAACTGA
- a CDS encoding cadmium-containing carbonic anhydrase: protein MFEKLRSMVRFLDSDSKTDLTKKSDNDHMTQFMTLGNFSLGMGKIGPANRDDIDKQILNMMYERVAAGDFNIPVESNLPEICVDGRTDKNGSRKRVPSAAGGTLSIVYGFDLGNSESVDKKTEIELTAEVIDILKNKKHTTAVHGDDHSDCGCGACAKAPDIYRYIIKEIDAIATLTNNYGISISDTEKAYVTKTAEKRLNQSDFFAEDRSSVIEAARSHGADYEELVDAHNELGIALNVKAGTTVDRAAIRREFGHQYDLFVVDAWTFDNAARELNAENHPEVADRISKAIAIQNVATASILGHSSLPIIPIK, encoded by the coding sequence ATGTTTGAAAAATTGAGAAGTATGGTAAGATTTTTAGATAGTGATTCTAAAACAGATTTAACAAAAAAAAGTGATAATGACCATATGACACAATTCATGACTTTAGGTAACTTCAGCTTAGGAATGGGAAAAATTGGCCCCGCCAACCGAGATGATATTGATAAACAAATATTAAATATGATGTATGAACGTGTTGCAGCAGGCGATTTCAACATCCCAGTAGAAAGTAATTTACCAGAAATTTGCGTAGATGGGCGCACAGATAAGAATGGTAGCCGTAAGAGAGTTCCATCGGCTGCGGGTGGTACACTTAGCATAGTTTACGGATTTGATCTTGGAAATTCTGAGTCCGTGGATAAAAAAACAGAAATAGAACTTACAGCTGAAGTAATAGATATCCTTAAAAATAAGAAGCACACAACAGCTGTTCATGGCGATGATCATAGCGATTGTGGTTGTGGAGCATGCGCAAAAGCTCCGGATATTTATCGGTATATCATTAAGGAAATCGACGCTATTGCAACCTTAACCAATAATTATGGTATTTCTATCAGTGATACAGAAAAAGCATATGTTACTAAGACAGCTGAGAAACGCTTGAATCAGTCAGATTTTTTTGCTGAAGATCGCTCCTCAGTTATTGAAGCTGCACGAAGTCATGGTGCCGATTACGAAGAATTAGTTGACGCTCATAATGAACTTGGCATCGCACTAAATGTAAAAGCTGGCACGACTGTTGATCGTGCTGCAATTCGTCGTGAGTTTGGCCACCAATATGATCTTTTCGTTGTTGACGCATGGACTTTTGACAACGCTGCTCGGGAACTCAACGCAGAAAACCATCCCGAAGTCGCTGACCGTATTTCTAAAGCAATTGCTATACAAAATGTAGCGACAGCCTCAATCTTAGGGCATTCCTCTTTACCCATCATCCCTATTAAATAG
- a CDS encoding transposase, translated as MIYWVPGLLSILDGQRRYAHIVGLGGDKVASEILGMGKVVSDKSLRRALSALAPSLPKRCDEAQRAICLAQLIESTNWMDTVLSESTGEALNTAWILDADTSVKLLYGHQAGADISYNPRKPGRPSHTLHTYWISNVRLVLDVEMQSGKSHAAKHSLPRLRQLIEGLAAEKRPTLVRGDSPCGNEGVMAEMEEIGQRYLFKLRQTAGIKRLIERKWQQNQWQPVGQGFDAVEDQIRLAGSSRARRIVMLRRQVKDNLAVEMNAGNQPGTLHFVDHPDKIKVWE; from the coding sequence TTGATTTACTGGGTACCTGGTTTACTCTCCATTCTTGATGGGCAGCGACGTTACGCCCACATCGTCGGGCTAGGAGGAGACAAAGTGGCTTCTGAGATACTTGGCATGGGCAAGGTTGTCAGCGATAAGAGCTTGCGTCGCGCGCTGAGTGCGCTTGCGCCAAGCTTACCTAAACGTTGCGATGAGGCGCAACGCGCTATCTGCTTGGCTCAGCTGATTGAGAGTACGAACTGGATGGATACAGTGCTCAGCGAGAGTACTGGTGAAGCCTTGAATACCGCCTGGATTCTCGATGCTGATACCAGTGTCAAGCTGCTGTATGGCCATCAAGCAGGCGCTGATATCAGCTATAACCCCAGAAAGCCGGGACGACCAAGCCACACCCTGCATACCTATTGGATCAGCAATGTCAGGCTGGTGCTGGATGTCGAAATGCAAAGCGGTAAATCTCATGCTGCCAAACATAGCCTACCCCGTCTGCGGCAGCTGATCGAAGGGCTTGCTGCTGAAAAGCGTCCCACGCTGGTGCGTGGCGACAGCCCTTGTGGCAATGAAGGCGTAATGGCTGAAATGGAAGAGATCGGTCAGCGCTATCTATTCAAGCTTCGCCAGACGGCCGGAATTAAACGTTTGATCGAGCGGAAATGGCAGCAAAACCAGTGGCAGCCTGTGGGGCAAGGCTTTGACGCAGTAGAAGATCAAATCCGGTTGGCAGGCTCGAGTCGTGCGCGGCGGATAGTGATGCTGCGGCGTCAGGTCAAAGATAATCTGGCAGTTGAAATGAACGCAGGTAACCAACCAGGAACTCTGCACTTCGTTGATCATCCAGATAAGATCAAAGTATGGGAATAG
- a CDS encoding J domain-containing protein — MAKINTHYDNLEVPRNASPEAIDAAYKKLSKKLYSDKNQENTEAARTMSIINTSYKVLSDPDKRQKHDQWIATMEAINSVNKQMGQAYHTTTQRSADLVGSITLFKSFLPKFGFVKLFVMWAFFYILGVFILLGALWFIYSIDNFFVEKNLPSHSHNHIKPPLHQSALNMSNLALILYEHQK; from the coding sequence ATGGCTAAGATAAATACCCACTACGATAACCTTGAGGTGCCACGCAACGCTTCACCGGAGGCGATTGATGCAGCATACAAAAAACTTTCCAAAAAACTTTATTCGGATAAAAATCAGGAAAATACCGAGGCTGCTAGAACCATGTCGATTATCAACACTTCATATAAAGTGTTATCCGACCCTGACAAACGCCAAAAGCATGATCAATGGATTGCCACAATGGAAGCAATAAATTCGGTTAATAAGCAAATGGGTCAGGCATACCACACAACCACTCAGCGTTCTGCTGACTTGGTCGGTAGCATAACTTTATTCAAGTCATTTCTGCCAAAATTCGGTTTTGTTAAGTTATTTGTTATGTGGGCATTTTTTTACATCCTCGGTGTTTTCATCTTACTAGGCGCTCTTTGGTTCATTTATAGCATAGACAATTTTTTTGTAGAAAAAAACCTACCTTCTCATAGCCACAACCACATCAAGCCTCCCCTGCACCAGTCCGCCTTGAATATGTCAAACTTAGCCCTAATATTGTACGAGCATCAAAAATAA
- a CDS encoding transposase, which yields MALNGAEWHHNHTRKLPHNLRLLMLPPSSPENNPVENLWDEPREESLHNCVFDSLDALENHLEAETRDMVTDS from the coding sequence CTGGCGCTCAATGGAGCAGAATGGCATCACAATCATACTCGCAAGCTACCACATAATCTGCGCTTACTAATGCTGCCACCCTCCTCACCGGAAAACAATCCTGTGGAGAATCTTTGGGATGAGCCACGAGAGGAATCATTGCACAATTGCGTATTCGACAGCTTGGACGCCCTTGAAAATCACTTGGAAGCAGAAACGCGGGACATGGTAACAGACTCGTGA